The genomic interval tcctcctcaagtccaaaagacagttactctcccccaccttcaaagccttattgaaggcacatctcctccaagaggccttccctaagcccccatttcctcttcttcctctcccttctgtgtcaccctgacttgcttcccctgttcttcccccctcccagccccatagctcttatgtacacatctttaatttattcattcatatttatgtctgtctccccccacaaactctaagctcactgtaggcatggaatatgtctgttaattgttgtactctcccaagtgttacatacagtgctctacacacagtaagtactcaataaatagcattgaatgaatggaatgttgtTAATGAAGTTGACATGTTGATTATCTGCTGCGAAAAGAAAGGTTTACCTTTGCTTGTTTGAACTTTCAGCCTTCAGTAGACATCCCTTCCATTTTGCACTGTAGATTTCGATGAGTGACAATTTGTgattttacctcatctataacttcGATGGTTTGATACACTTTACAATTGTCCCCATCCAGTCTTTGTCTTTATGAAGTGGAAACCACTAAGCTGTtcagtctctccttctccagaatgTTTTTGACCACCTTGGACATGTTTGTTGCCCTTCTATTGTTCTTCTGCAGATGATGAGTGTCACAGCATTCTGGAAAATcaaaaattaaataaaacaaCAATCACTATTGTATTTACTTTTCAGGATATCTGGGTTCCCTGGTTAAGAACAATTTTGCTGACAATGCTATCCAGCGATGTAGTCTTTGGAATTATTTTCCTCTACCAGAGTATCTTTGGATTTCTAGGAAACTCAACCATGTTTCTGGTGTATATGAACAACTTCATAACTCAGCCCCAACAGACGAAGCCCACAGACCTGATGTTCACCCACCTAACCGTGGCCAACAGAGTGACACTTCTCACCCGTGGGATCCCAGAGACCATGGTGGTTTTTGGGATGAGAAATATTTTCAATGACGTTGGGTGTCAGAGTGTCTTGTACATTAATAGAGTGTCTCATGGCCTTTCCATCTGCACCACCTGTCTTCTGAGTGTGTTCCAGGCTATCACCATCAGTCCCAGCACCTCCCAGTTGGCCAGGTTCAAACTCAGGGCCTCCAAAtacatcctcccttccttcctcttcttctggatCCTCAACATGTTGATCTACATCAGAGTGATTACCTCCGTTCAAGCAATCAGAAATGTTACCATCATGGGGCAGGGATATGCTATGAAATACTGTTCCACTATTCCTGATCTGGATTTTATCCACTCACTGATCTTCCTAAGTGCTATGACACTCCGAGATGTCTTCTCTGTGCTCCTCATGAGCTTATCCAGTGGCTACATGGTGATTGTGCTCCACGAACACTGTAAACAAGTCCAGCACATCCACAGCAGCAGTTTCTCCCCGAGATACTCCGCGGAGACTAGAGCCACCCAGACCATTCTGATCCTAGTGAATTGCTTCATTTGCTTTTACTGCCTCAACAGCTCTATTACACTCTATTTGACCTATGCATTTCAAAAAGATCTTCATCTGGGGAGCACAACagtttttctctctgcctgttaccccagcctctgccccatcTTCTTGCTCAACATCGATCCCCGGGTCAGGAGGAAATGctggggcctggagaaggggagacatcCCTCTCACCCCATCAGGGCCATGACCAATCAAGTCATTCCTGAGCGCTAACCTCTGCCTTGGGCCGACAAGTGAGTGGTCCAATCGCTAGGTAGAAGCAGATTCTGAGAACAGGCTCTCCCTTGGTAAGAGACCTTCTCTGTCCTTGGACAACCAGGACATTGGGAGCTAATGTTGATTAAATGATATGGTCTATGTGCCTTTG from Tachyglossus aculeatus isolate mTacAcu1 unplaced genomic scaffold, mTacAcu1.pri scaffold_134_arrow_ctg1, whole genome shotgun sequence carries:
- the LOC119922958 gene encoding vomeronasal type-1 receptor 3-like, whose amino-acid sequence is MLSSDVVFGIIFLYQSIFGFLGNSTMFLVYMNNFITQPQQTKPTDLMFTHLTVANRVTLLTRGIPETMVVFGMRNIFNDVGCQSVLYINRVSHGLSICTTCLLSVFQAITISPSTSQLARFKLRASKYILPSFLFFWILNMLIYIRVITSVQAIRNVTIMGQGYAMKYCSTIPDLDFIHSLIFLSAMTLRDVFSVLLMSLSSGYMVIVLHEHCKQVQHIHSSSFSPRYSAETRATQTILILVNCFICFYCLNSSITLYLTYAFQKDLHLGSTTVFLSACYPSLCPIFLLNIDPRNHRQPQNTILSSMLFYLCIMVQRK